The Herbaspirillum sp. DW155 genomic interval CCCGACGGCAGCACGGACAAGCCCGGCGAACTGTATGGCATCAACGTCTTCAAGATCCGCGAGATCGTACCCATGATGGAGATCACCGCGGCCGCCGGGATGCGCTCGCCGATGCTGGGCATGGTCAACATCCGCGGCCAGGTGATGTCGGTGGTGGACCTGCCGGCCGTGGCGGGCTGCAAGGCCGGGCACGGCCTGAACATCCTGCTCATCACCGAGTTTGCCCGCCATACGCAGGCGTTCGCGGTGGAATCGGTGGAAGAGATCGTGCGTCTGGAATGGAGCCAGGTCTTGCCGGCCGACTCCAGCGCCCACGGCAACGTGGTCACCAGCATCGCCCGTCTCGATTCAGCCCAGGACGGTGGCCGCCTGGTGCAGGTGCTGGACGTGGAACAGATTCTCAACATGGTCTCGCCGGTCAAGGAGCAGATGCAGCCGGCGCCCGCCGAGAGCAACGAACTGAAGATCAAGCCGGGCTCGGTGGTGCTGGCCGCTGATGATTCGCGCATGGCGCGGGCCCTGATCGAACAATGCCTGACCGACCTCAAGCTGCCCTACATCATGACCAACGACGGCCTGCAAGCCTGGAACAAGCTCAAGGAGCTGGCCGGGCAGGCAGAGCAGGAAGGCAAGCCGCTCACCGACAAGGTGGCCATGGTGCTGACCGACCTGGAAATGCCGGAGATGGATGGCTTCACCCTGACCCGCAAGATCAAGGCCTCGGACCTCTACAAGCAATTGCCGGTGGTGATCCATTCTTCACTGACCGGCGCCGCCAACGAAGACCATGTGCGCTCGGTGGGCGCCAATGGCTACGTCGCAAAGTTTTCACCGCCTGACCTGGCAGCAATGCTGCGCAAGGTGCTGCCCCCCTGACGGCACCTACTTGCAGAGCCAGCAACGGCGCTTTTTACAAGCGCACGGCCGACACCCTGTCGGCCGGCAACACCCGCACCACGCCACCCTCACCGGTGGCGTGGTGCTTTGTGCTTTGTGATTTGTGCTGGATACCTGGATGCGCATGCTGCGCTGATGCCGACCAATCCTGACCGGATTGAGCTATCTCAAAATATTTCGAGACCAAGCTCCTAGAATCGATAGTGAACATCCCTCCGGCAAGCCCTGCTCTTGCAGGCGATATGGATGTCTCCGCCCCGACCCGCGTGGGGTCGCATCCTGCTGCAGGAGGCTGGTCATGACCCATACTGCCGATCCCGTTGCTCCCCTGCCCGACAGTACCGATGCGGGCATGCTGGCCCAACGCATTCCGGCCCTGCTGGCCGAGATGGATGCCGAGCACCGCGAGGTGCTGGAAAGTGTGGCGGCCCTGGCGGTGGTGCCGCCGGCGCGCTTTGCCAGCGCCTATGCCGCCCTGGTGGCGCAGATCGAGGAAGGATTCCGGGAAGAGGAGAAGATGATGGACGCCATCGGCTACGCCGAACTGCGCGCCCACCGCCGCGACCATGCCGAGCTGCTGGCCCTGCTGCATCGCCTGCGGCCGTATCTGGATGACGGCAACGCGCCGCTGGCCGACATCGTGATGGGGATGATCCCGGCCATGCTGGTGCGGCATATGGCGGGCATGGACCAGGCCCTGGCGCTGGCCCTGCGCCTGCACGGCGGCCTGGCGGACCCGGCCTGAACGGCGCCGGCAGGCCGGCCCGCCGGCGCCGACTCAGGCTTGCAGCGTCAGGGAATCCGGTACGCCAGGTCCGGTGTCGGATTCG includes:
- a CDS encoding chemotaxis protein; the protein is MDAFQKEIDERTNLTSSNKFELLLFRIGTPDGSTDKPGELYGINVFKIREIVPMMEITAAAGMRSPMLGMVNIRGQVMSVVDLPAVAGCKAGHGLNILLITEFARHTQAFAVESVEEIVRLEWSQVLPADSSAHGNVVTSIARLDSAQDGGRLVQVLDVEQILNMVSPVKEQMQPAPAESNELKIKPGSVVLAADDSRMARALIEQCLTDLKLPYIMTNDGLQAWNKLKELAGQAEQEGKPLTDKVAMVLTDLEMPEMDGFTLTRKIKASDLYKQLPVVIHSSLTGAANEDHVRSVGANGYVAKFSPPDLAAMLRKVLPP
- a CDS encoding hemerythrin family protein, producing MTHTADPVAPLPDSTDAGMLAQRIPALLAEMDAEHREVLESVAALAVVPPARFASAYAALVAQIEEGFREEEKMMDAIGYAELRAHRRDHAELLALLHRLRPYLDDGNAPLADIVMGMIPAMLVRHMAGMDQALALALRLHGGLADPA